From a single Solanum dulcamara chromosome 4, daSolDulc1.2, whole genome shotgun sequence genomic region:
- the LOC129887168 gene encoding uncharacterized protein LOC129887168 gives MAFHWSSLLKFTFLLLLLAAIATACFTLPVEKILKDFLQWIEQDLGPWGPLVLAVAYIPLTVLAVPASVLTLGGGYLFGLPVGFVADSIGATIGAAAAFLLGRTIGRSFVISKLKDYPQFRAVAIAIRKSGFKIVLLLRLVPLLPFNMLNYLLSVTPVSIWEYMLASWLGMMPITFALVYVGTTLKDLSDVTHGWGEFSKTRWAMIILGLLVSVFLIICVMRVAKAALEKALAENEDIDDILSIPELPTVADSATRLDQPLIIKIDSAQDNHEK, from the exons ATGGCTTTTCATTGGTCTTCTCTTCTCAAAttcacttttcttcttctccttctcgcTGCCATTGCCACCGCTTGTTTCACTCTTCCGGTTGAAAag atacTGAAAGATTTCTTGCAATGGATTGAGCAAGATCTTGGTCCTTGGGGTCCACTTGTCCT GGCTGTTGCATACATTCCTTTAACAGTATTGGCAGTTCCAGCATCAGTTCTTACG CTAGGTGGTGGTTATCTATTTGGCCTGCCTGTGGGTTTTGTTGCTGATTCCATTGGTGCTACCATTGGTGCTGCCGCAGCATTTCTTCTTGGTAGAACA ATCGGGAGGTCATTTGTCATTTCGAAGTTGAAAGATTATCCACAGTTTCGTGCAGTTGCAATTGCAATTCGGAAGTCTGGCTTTAAG ATTGTTTTGCTGCTCCGACTCGTTCCTCTGCTTCCGTTTAATATGCTGAACTACCTGTTATCAGTTACACCAGTTTCAATTTGGGAATACATGCTGGCTTCGTGGTTGGGAATGATG CCAATAACTTTTGCCCTGGTGTATGTCGGCACAACTTTGAAAGATCTTTCTGATGTTACTCATGGATGGGGTGAATTTTCAAAAACCCGTTGG GCTATGATAATATTGGGCCTTTTGGTGTCTG TGTTCTTGATTATTTGTGTCATGAGAGTTGCAAAGGCCGCTTTAGAAAAAGCACTGGCTGAAAATGAAgacattgatgatatattgtcAATACCAGAGCTACCAACTGTGGCTGATTCAGCTACTCGTCTTGACCAGCCACTTATAATAAAGATAGATTCTGCTCAAGACAATCATGAAAAATAG
- the LOC129887167 gene encoding uncharacterized protein LOC129887167: MESGGNFSLVSFVKCFNGCKDQAQVSSFGTRIWNFSDKSIELQIRVGSILKKVHTLKPGSSKRLNSKKIYKAYMPSNYYKGGVKSLLYYYDESCHPYIWINDTGCDFSRMVKQQYISLEDLRDCSEIRIFRDHQRGCISVRKKPRTELC; encoded by the coding sequence ATGGAGAGTGGTGGTAATTTTAGCCTTGTCTCATTTGTGAAATGCTTCAATGGGTGCAAAGATCAAGCTCAAGTCTCTAGTTTTGGGACAAGGATTTGGAATTTCAGTGATAAATCAATTGAATTGCAAATAAGGGTTGGTTCAATCTTGAAGAAAGTTCACACATTGAAGCCAGGATCATCAAAAAGGctaaattccaagaaaatttacaAGGCTTATATGCCTAGTAATTATTATAAAGGTGGAGTTAAGAGTTTACTTTATTATTATGATGAATCTTGCCACCCTTATATTTGGATTAATGATACTGGTTGTGATTTCTCAAGAATGGTCAAACAACAATACATAAGTCTTGAAGATTTGAGAGATTGTTCTGAGATAAGAATATTTAGAGATCATcaaagaggttgcatttctGTTAGGAAGAAACCAAGAACAGAACTTTGTTGA